A genomic region of Polynucleobacter necessarius contains the following coding sequences:
- the hisC gene encoding histidinol-phosphate transaminase yields the protein MTSKSKIGLKHIHAIAPYVGGRPISEVAREYGLDENKIVKLASNENPLGMPKSAKEAMLKAASDLGRYPDSNGFELKNVLATRLGVPTAWITLGNGSNDILELAARAVAQAGDEVIFSKHAFAVYPLATQAVGAKAIEVAATAIYGHGLPAMLAAIKTSGDKAKLVFVANPNNPTGSYLTEKEIEDFLVAVPSNVVVVLDEAYNEYLTPEQRYDAIAWVKRFPNMILSRSFSKAYGLAGLRIGYGVAQPHLTDLLNRIRQPFNVNSLAQAAAIAAFQDKAFLQQGFELNRAGYTQLTNAFDGLNLKYLPSAGNFVLVKVGDDDQAGARINLELLKRGIIVRPVGNYGLPQWLRISIGLPEENAAFIAALKEILS from the coding sequence ATGACATCCAAATCCAAGATTGGCTTAAAACATATTCATGCAATTGCACCTTACGTTGGTGGGCGTCCCATCAGTGAGGTTGCTCGCGAATATGGCCTTGATGAAAACAAGATTGTGAAGTTGGCGTCCAACGAAAATCCATTGGGTATGCCTAAGTCCGCGAAAGAGGCGATGCTCAAGGCAGCGAGTGATTTGGGCCGATACCCTGACTCCAATGGTTTTGAGCTCAAGAATGTTCTCGCTACGCGCCTGGGGGTGCCAACCGCTTGGATTACCTTGGGTAATGGCAGTAACGATATTTTGGAATTGGCAGCCCGGGCTGTGGCCCAAGCAGGCGATGAGGTTATTTTTTCTAAGCACGCTTTTGCTGTTTACCCTTTGGCAACCCAAGCGGTTGGCGCAAAAGCGATTGAAGTGGCCGCTACTGCAATTTATGGCCATGGCTTACCGGCCATGTTGGCTGCAATTAAAACATCCGGTGATAAAGCTAAATTGGTCTTTGTAGCTAACCCAAATAATCCTACTGGCAGCTACTTAACTGAGAAAGAAATTGAAGATTTCTTGGTGGCAGTTCCATCCAATGTGGTGGTGGTGCTTGATGAAGCTTATAACGAATACCTTACCCCAGAGCAGCGCTACGATGCGATAGCTTGGGTAAAGCGTTTCCCAAATATGATTTTGTCGCGTAGCTTCTCTAAAGCTTATGGTTTAGCGGGGCTTCGTATCGGTTACGGAGTTGCCCAGCCGCATCTAACTGATTTATTGAACCGTATACGTCAACCATTTAATGTAAATAGTCTTGCGCAAGCTGCAGCGATTGCGGCGTTTCAAGACAAGGCATTCTTGCAGCAAGGTTTTGAGTTAAATCGCGCCGGCTATACACAGTTGACCAATGCCTTTGATGGACTTAACTTGAAATACTTGCCATCTGCAGGTAATTTTGTATTGGTAAAAGTGGGTGATGATGATCAAGCGGGTGCACGAATCAATCTAGAGTTACTGAAGCGCGGCATCATTGTTCGTCCTGTTGGTAACTACGGATTGCCGCAGTGGCTGCGCATCTCAATAGGCTTGCCAGAAGAAAATGCCGCTTTTATTGCAGCCTTGAAAGAAATACTTTCCTAA
- the pheA gene encoding prephenate dehydratase, with amino-acid sequence MSTEEQHLTPLREKIDALDTQILDLLTQRAKAAQEVGHVKGGFASPVFRPERERQVVARLQEINAGPLLPDGIAAIWREVMSACRALEARQTIAYLGPVGTFSEQAAQTYFGHSIAGLPCASLDEVFKAVEKGAAQFGVVPVENSSEGAISRTLDLLLDSSMRISGEVVLPIRHHLLTKSGNLDGVTTVCAHAQALAQCQQWLSVHAPQLKRQAVSSNAEAARMAASDPSLAAIAGDPAQEAYGLQAVAAQIQNDPHNRTRFVVVGNYACQSTGKDQTSLVLSVDNQPGAVHRLLAPLAKHGVSMNRFESRPARKGTWEYHFYIDIAGHADDAKVVKALEELKGVAAFYKNLGSYPHCA; translated from the coding sequence ATGAGTACTGAAGAACAGCACTTGACTCCCTTGCGGGAAAAGATTGATGCTTTGGATACGCAGATTTTAGATTTGCTGACACAGCGCGCAAAAGCTGCGCAAGAAGTTGGTCATGTCAAAGGTGGTTTTGCTTCACCAGTGTTTCGTCCTGAGCGTGAGCGCCAAGTGGTTGCCCGTCTACAAGAAATTAACGCGGGTCCTTTACTTCCAGATGGTATTGCTGCCATTTGGCGTGAAGTGATGTCTGCATGCAGAGCTTTAGAAGCGCGTCAAACGATTGCTTACCTTGGGCCTGTAGGAACATTCTCTGAGCAAGCGGCGCAAACCTATTTCGGCCATTCGATTGCCGGCCTACCTTGCGCAAGCTTAGATGAGGTGTTTAAGGCGGTAGAGAAGGGTGCGGCGCAATTCGGTGTCGTTCCTGTGGAAAACTCTAGCGAAGGCGCAATCTCACGTACCTTGGATTTATTGTTGGATTCTTCCATGCGTATCAGTGGTGAAGTTGTTCTACCGATTCGCCATCATTTGTTGACTAAGAGCGGTAACTTAGACGGTGTGACAACGGTATGTGCGCATGCTCAAGCATTGGCGCAGTGTCAGCAATGGCTGAGCGTGCATGCTCCGCAATTAAAGCGTCAAGCCGTTAGTAGTAATGCAGAAGCGGCACGTATGGCGGCGAGCGACCCGAGTTTGGCTGCAATTGCCGGAGATCCTGCGCAAGAAGCTTATGGCCTACAAGCGGTAGCCGCACAAATTCAAAATGATCCTCACAACCGCACACGTTTCGTTGTTGTTGGTAACTATGCATGCCAATCAACCGGTAAAGATCAAACCTCTTTGGTGCTCTCCGTAGACAATCAACCTGGCGCTGTGCACCGCTTGCTTGCGCCCTTAGCTAAGCATGGCGTCTCCATGAATCGCTTCGAGTCTCGCCCGGCGCGCAAAGGCACTTGGGAATATCACTTTTATATCGACATTGCTGGGCATGCTGATGATGCCAAAGTGGTGAAGGCGCTTGAAGAGCTCAAGGGCGTTGCCGCTTTCTATAAAAATCTTGGTTCTTATCCGCACTGTGCGTGA
- the serC gene encoding 3-phosphoserine/phosphohydroxythreonine transaminase, giving the protein MTFDRRIFNFAAGPATLPEEVLKQAADEMHNWRGLGTSVMEISHRSKEFMEVYEEVIQDLRTLMNIPDTYEILLLQGGGLGQNAAISMNLMPLAKNGPKADFLVTGIWSEKSYKEAQKYGTANLAASSAAEKFNTIPARSTWQLSSDAAYVHYCANETIGGVEFPDVPDVGDIPLVADISSNILSKEMDVNQCAVWFGGAQKNIGPSGVTIVIVRKDLIGHSMGITPTIWDWSVQANTQSMINTPPTFSIYMAGLGFKWLLQQGGVKSIEKRNQEKADLLYNFLDQSSLYENHVSKEYRSRMNVTFFLKDESLNAEFLAQSNAAGLVALRGHKAAGGMRASIYNAMPIEGVKALVEFMRDFERRA; this is encoded by the coding sequence ATGACTTTTGACCGCCGCATTTTTAATTTCGCTGCGGGGCCTGCTACTTTGCCAGAAGAGGTATTGAAGCAGGCTGCTGATGAAATGCATAATTGGCGCGGGCTCGGTACCAGCGTGATGGAAATTAGCCATCGCAGTAAAGAGTTCATGGAAGTGTATGAGGAGGTCATTCAAGATCTTCGTACGCTTATGAATATCCCTGATACATACGAGATCTTGCTTTTGCAAGGTGGCGGCCTTGGTCAAAATGCTGCTATTTCAATGAATCTCATGCCTTTGGCAAAGAATGGCCCCAAGGCTGATTTTTTGGTAACGGGTATTTGGTCAGAAAAATCATACAAGGAAGCGCAAAAATATGGCACAGCAAATTTAGCTGCATCATCTGCTGCAGAAAAATTTAATACGATTCCTGCTAGATCCACTTGGCAGCTATCAAGTGATGCAGCTTACGTGCATTACTGTGCGAACGAAACTATTGGCGGCGTAGAGTTTCCAGATGTGCCGGATGTCGGCGATATTCCACTGGTTGCTGATATCTCTAGCAACATTCTGTCCAAAGAGATGGATGTGAATCAATGCGCTGTTTGGTTTGGTGGAGCGCAAAAAAATATCGGACCTTCTGGCGTAACTATTGTGATCGTACGCAAAGATCTTATTGGCCACAGCATGGGTATCACACCAACGATTTGGGATTGGTCTGTGCAAGCCAATACGCAGTCCATGATTAATACCCCCCCTACGTTCTCGATATACATGGCGGGCTTAGGCTTTAAGTGGTTACTTCAGCAGGGCGGCGTGAAGTCGATTGAAAAGCGGAATCAAGAAAAAGCAGATTTGCTATACAACTTCTTAGATCAAAGTAGCTTGTATGAGAATCACGTTAGCAAAGAATATCGTTCACGCATGAACGTGACTTTCTTCCTAAAAGATGAGAGTCTGAACGCTGAGTTTTTGGCGCAATCTAATGCTGCCGGTTTGGTTGCTCTGCGCGGTCATAAAGCTGCGGGAGGTATGCGTGCCAGTATTTATAACGCCATGCCTATTGAAGGTGTAAAAGCCTTGGTTGAATTTATGCGCGACTTTGAAAGGCGGGCTTAA
- the gyrA gene encoding DNA gyrase subunit A → MEQAAKETLPISLEDEMRRSYLDYAMSVIVGRALPDVRDGLKPVHRRVLFAMYELNNDWNRAYKKSARIVGDVIGKYHPHGDSAVYDTIVRMAQDFSLRYMLVDGQGNFGSVDGDNAAAMRYTEIRLRKIAHELLADLDKETVDFGPNYDGSEKEPLILPAKVPNLLINGSSGIAVGMATNIPPHNLDEVVTACLHVLHNPECTIDELIEIIPAPDFPTAGIIYGVQGVREGYHTGRGRVVMRAKTHFEDLDKGARQAIIVDELPYQVNKKNLLERIAELVNEKKVEGISDLRDESDKSGMRVVIELKRGEVPEVVLNNLYKSTQLQDNFGMNMVALVDNQPRLLNLKQMLEYFLQHRREVVTRRTIFELRKARDRGHVLEGLAVALANIDEFIAIIKAAANPVIAKQELMGKAWDSSMVREMLARAETDTPGGRNAYRPEGLLPEYGMQTTGLYRLSDSQAQEILQMRLQRLTGLEQDKIVNEYKEVMAEISDLLDLLAKPERVTQVIETELKEVQSEFGIAGGDTGRRSFIEMNATELFTEDLITPQDLVVTLSNTGYMKSQPLSEYRAQKRGGRGKQAAATKNEDWIETLFVANTHDTILCFSDRGRMYWLKVWEVPQGSRTSRGKPIVNMFPLIEGEKITVILPIKGYQDDQYVFMATSLGTVKKTRLSDFSNPRKAGIIAVDLNENDFLVGAAITDGQHDVMLFSDAGKAVRFDENDVRPMGRTTRGVRGMNLGEGHQVIAMLVAPAEAAEGVEAAVVDANGIAIPSSVLTATENGFGKRTPIAEYTRHGRGTKGMIAIQTSERNGKIVAAALVSPEDQIMLITTGGVLVRTRVSEIREMGRATQGVTLINVDEGTRLSGLQRIAESDSDDDTAGDA, encoded by the coding sequence ATGGAACAAGCCGCTAAAGAAACACTACCAATATCCCTCGAAGACGAAATGCGGCGGTCCTATTTGGACTACGCAATGAGCGTCATCGTCGGCAGAGCCCTGCCAGACGTGCGTGATGGCCTCAAACCGGTTCACCGCCGGGTCTTATTCGCGATGTATGAATTAAACAACGATTGGAACCGAGCTTACAAAAAATCTGCCCGTATAGTTGGCGATGTAATCGGTAAATACCATCCGCACGGCGATTCTGCGGTGTATGACACCATCGTTCGAATGGCCCAGGATTTCTCTCTGCGCTATATGCTGGTTGACGGGCAGGGCAACTTTGGCTCCGTAGACGGCGATAACGCTGCTGCGATGCGATATACCGAAATCCGCCTACGCAAGATCGCACATGAGCTTTTGGCCGATTTGGACAAGGAAACTGTTGATTTTGGGCCGAATTACGACGGTTCCGAGAAAGAACCCCTGATTTTGCCTGCCAAAGTGCCTAATTTGCTCATAAATGGCAGCTCTGGCATTGCTGTGGGCATGGCGACCAATATTCCTCCCCACAACCTGGATGAGGTGGTTACAGCCTGTTTACACGTGCTTCACAACCCAGAATGCACGATTGATGAGCTCATTGAGATCATCCCAGCCCCCGATTTCCCGACCGCCGGCATCATTTATGGCGTTCAGGGTGTCCGTGAGGGCTATCACACTGGTCGCGGCCGTGTGGTCATGCGAGCTAAGACTCACTTTGAAGATTTGGATAAGGGCGCGCGTCAAGCCATCATCGTTGATGAGTTGCCATATCAAGTGAACAAAAAGAACTTGCTCGAGCGTATCGCCGAGTTAGTGAATGAGAAAAAAGTTGAAGGCATTTCTGACTTGCGTGATGAGTCAGACAAATCCGGTATGCGCGTTGTGATTGAGCTCAAACGCGGTGAGGTGCCTGAAGTTGTTCTGAATAATTTGTACAAGAGCACTCAGCTGCAAGATAACTTCGGTATGAACATGGTGGCCTTGGTAGATAACCAACCACGCTTGTTGAACTTGAAGCAAATGCTTGAGTACTTCTTGCAGCATCGTCGTGAAGTTGTTACACGTCGCACAATTTTTGAATTGCGCAAAGCACGCGATCGCGGTCACGTCTTAGAAGGCTTGGCTGTTGCGTTAGCTAACATCGATGAGTTCATTGCGATTATTAAAGCTGCTGCAAACCCTGTCATTGCTAAGCAGGAGTTGATGGGCAAAGCTTGGGATTCGTCGATGGTGCGCGAGATGTTGGCGCGTGCTGAGACTGATACGCCAGGCGGCCGTAACGCCTATCGCCCAGAAGGATTGTTGCCTGAGTACGGCATGCAAACTACTGGCTTGTATCGACTCTCCGATAGTCAAGCACAAGAAATTTTGCAAATGCGTTTGCAACGTTTGACAGGTCTTGAGCAAGACAAGATTGTTAACGAATACAAAGAAGTAATGGCAGAGATTTCTGACTTGCTTGACTTGTTAGCGAAGCCAGAGCGTGTAACTCAAGTGATTGAAACTGAATTGAAAGAAGTTCAATCTGAATTTGGTATTGCTGGTGGTGATACAGGTCGTCGTTCATTTATTGAAATGAATGCAACCGAACTCTTCACTGAAGATTTGATTACACCGCAAGATTTAGTGGTGACACTCTCAAATACTGGTTATATGAAGAGTCAGCCGCTGAGCGAGTACCGCGCACAAAAACGCGGTGGTCGAGGCAAGCAAGCTGCTGCTACTAAGAACGAAGATTGGATTGAAACACTCTTCGTTGCAAATACGCATGACACAATCCTTTGCTTCTCTGATCGTGGTCGCATGTATTGGCTCAAGGTATGGGAAGTTCCACAAGGCAGCCGCACTTCTCGTGGCAAACCGATCGTCAATATGTTCCCGTTGATTGAAGGCGAGAAGATCACTGTGATTCTCCCAATCAAGGGTTATCAGGACGATCAGTATGTATTTATGGCTACTAGCTTGGGTACTGTGAAGAAGACGCGTTTGTCTGACTTCTCTAACCCACGTAAAGCCGGAATTATTGCGGTTGACTTGAACGAAAACGACTTCTTGGTTGGCGCTGCCATTACTGATGGCCAGCATGATGTGATGTTGTTCTCTGATGCTGGTAAAGCAGTGCGTTTTGACGAGAATGATGTTCGCCCAATGGGCCGTACCACACGTGGTGTGCGCGGTATGAACCTAGGTGAAGGTCATCAAGTGATTGCGATGTTAGTTGCCCCAGCGGAGGCTGCGGAAGGTGTTGAGGCGGCCGTGGTTGATGCAAACGGTATTGCCATTCCAAGCAGTGTGTTGACTGCGACAGAAAACGGTTTCGGTAAACGTACCCCAATCGCTGAATACACCCGTCATGGCCGTGGCACTAAGGGCATGATTGCCATCCAGACTTCAGAGCGCAACGGTAAAATTGTTGCTGCCGCCTTGGTATCTCCGGAAGATCAAATTATGTTGATCACTACTGGTGGTGTCTTGGTGCGCACACGCGTTTCTGAAATTCGTGAGATGGGTCGCGCTACTCAAGGTGTTACTTTGATTAACGTAGATGAAGGTACGCGTTTATCTGGCTTGCAGCGTATTGCTGAAAGCGATTCAGATGACGATACGGCAGGTGACGCTTAA
- the ompA gene encoding outer membrane protein OmpA produces MNKTLKVLLASVITVSATAAIASDNWENSSGLNWKNGDGALCWRDNSWTPATAAKGCDGALTGGAASGVSQSKITLQADTLYDFNKSDLKPEGKATLDKIAVDLKKIKLEVIIAVGNTDSVGTDAYNMALGQRRAQSVKTYLTSKGVDGSRIYTESKGKSNPVASNATAEGRAKNRRTDIEVVGTAAK; encoded by the coding sequence ATGAACAAAACCCTAAAAGTGTTGCTGGCTTCTGTTATCACTGTTTCTGCTACTGCAGCAATTGCATCTGATAACTGGGAAAACAGCTCTGGCTTGAACTGGAAAAACGGCGACGGCGCATTGTGCTGGCGTGATAACAGCTGGACACCTGCTACTGCAGCTAAAGGTTGTGACGGTGCATTGACTGGTGGTGCAGCTTCTGGCGTTAGCCAAAGCAAAATCACTTTGCAAGCTGACACACTTTATGACTTCAACAAGTCTGACTTGAAACCAGAAGGTAAAGCTACTTTGGACAAGATCGCTGTTGACTTGAAGAAAATCAAGCTAGAAGTAATCATTGCTGTTGGTAACACTGACAGCGTTGGTACAGATGCATACAACATGGCCCTCGGTCAGCGTCGTGCTCAGTCAGTTAAGACTTACCTGACAAGCAAAGGTGTTGACGGTAGCCGTATCTACACAGAATCAAAAGGCAAGAGCAATCCAGTTGCATCAAATGCAACTGCTGAAGGCCGCGCTAAGAACCGCCGTACTGACATCGAAGTTGTTGGTACAGCAGCTAAGTAA
- the ubiG gene encoding bifunctional 2-polyprenyl-6-hydroxyphenol methylase/3-demethylubiquinol 3-O-methyltransferase UbiG, whose translation MNVDQSEIAKFSALAHRWWDPNSEFKPLHAINPLRLGWIKSFVNLEGKKVVDIGCGGGILAESISQSGAETTGIDLSEKALKVAELHALEVGANLTYRSISAEALADEQPEQYDVVTCMEMLEHVPDPASVVRACAKLCKPGGTLFFSTLNRSPKSYLFAIIGAEYILKLLPKGTHEYAKFIKPSELMAFTRHAGLEMVGIKGLSYNPLTQVYSLSDDVDVNYMIAVKKQYP comes from the coding sequence ATGAACGTCGACCAATCTGAAATCGCCAAATTTAGCGCCCTCGCCCATCGCTGGTGGGATCCTAATAGCGAATTCAAACCATTGCATGCAATTAACCCTTTGCGATTGGGCTGGATCAAATCCTTTGTCAATCTAGAGGGTAAGAAGGTTGTTGATATTGGTTGCGGTGGCGGCATCTTGGCGGAATCTATTTCTCAATCAGGCGCAGAAACAACTGGCATCGATCTATCCGAAAAGGCGCTCAAGGTTGCAGAATTGCATGCATTAGAAGTGGGCGCCAATCTCACTTACCGCTCTATCTCCGCAGAAGCGCTTGCTGATGAACAACCAGAACAATATGACGTAGTGACTTGTATGGAAATGTTGGAGCACGTACCTGATCCCGCATCCGTAGTGCGTGCTTGTGCCAAGCTCTGCAAACCGGGTGGCACACTATTTTTCAGCACACTGAATCGCAGCCCAAAATCCTATTTATTTGCCATTATTGGCGCCGAGTACATTCTCAAATTACTCCCAAAGGGCACTCACGAGTACGCTAAATTTATTAAACCTTCAGAACTTATGGCTTTTACTCGTCATGCAGGTCTAGAGATGGTCGGCATAAAAGGCTTAAGTTACAACCCACTCACTCAGGTCTATAGCCTAAGCGATGATGTGGATGTGAACTACATGATTGCCGTAAAGAAGCAATACCCATGA
- a CDS encoding HAD family hydrolase, whose amino-acid sequence MSNASSPYQGIFFDLDGTLADTAPDLVAATNQLLVARNLSPKPYTFLRPYASAGARGGLLEEGAFGIAPDHADFIALRDEFFSNYEKALLVDSKLFDGIDHLLDQMDAAKLPWGIITNKSERFTIPLTDLMGLRQRAVSTVSGDTTPYSKPHPEPILHAARTANIDPTQSIYVGDDIRDVLAGKVAGMKTVAAAYGYCGCKEPPEAWGADYIAHSPLDLLQIIFPDSPDRE is encoded by the coding sequence ATGAGTAATGCATCAAGCCCTTATCAAGGCATCTTTTTCGATTTAGATGGCACTTTAGCTGACACAGCGCCGGATTTGGTAGCCGCTACCAATCAACTGCTTGTAGCGCGTAATTTATCTCCTAAGCCCTATACATTCCTCCGGCCTTACGCATCAGCCGGTGCACGAGGCGGCCTACTTGAGGAGGGTGCGTTTGGAATTGCCCCCGACCATGCAGATTTCATTGCCTTACGCGATGAGTTTTTTAGTAACTACGAAAAAGCATTGCTTGTGGATAGCAAATTATTTGATGGAATTGATCATTTGCTAGACCAAATGGATGCTGCAAAGCTCCCGTGGGGAATCATTACCAACAAAAGTGAGCGCTTTACCATTCCCTTAACAGACCTCATGGGTCTGCGTCAGCGTGCCGTTTCTACGGTTTCTGGCGATACCACCCCATATTCAAAGCCGCATCCTGAACCCATACTGCATGCCGCCAGAACCGCCAATATCGACCCTACACAGTCTATCTACGTTGGCGATGACATTAGAGACGTTCTTGCCGGCAAAGTTGCTGGTATGAAGACTGTCGCAGCCGCCTATGGATATTGCGGCTGTAAAGAGCCTCCAGAGGCCTGGGGAGCCGATTACATCGCACATAGCCCCCTTGATTTACTGCAAATCATCTTTCCCGATAGTCCCGATAGGGAATAA
- a CDS encoding pirin family protein: MLDEFSSNDPNDYVAGFPAHPHRGFETVTYMLEGHMLHEDHLGNQGHLKTGGVQWMTAGRGIIHSEMPQQVSGAMRGFQLWINLPAKEKMKPAGYQDIQVEDIPKTALANGGSVKVIAGSYECDGKVINGPIQGITTAPIFLDVHLPPNSEFEHRIPKELNAFVYIYEGNLELGGPMREVPKQAAIVLGDGDRLKAKAGTLGAQFIVLAALPLHEPIVQYVVHSS, from the coding sequence ATGTTGGATGAATTTTCATCAAATGATCCGAACGATTATGTGGCGGGTTTTCCGGCTCATCCGCATCGGGGCTTTGAAACAGTAACCTACATGCTTGAAGGCCATATGCTGCATGAAGATCATTTGGGCAATCAAGGGCATTTGAAGACTGGCGGTGTGCAGTGGATGACGGCAGGTCGCGGCATCATCCATTCTGAGATGCCGCAGCAAGTCAGTGGTGCTATGCGTGGCTTCCAGTTGTGGATTAACTTACCTGCCAAAGAAAAAATGAAGCCCGCTGGATATCAAGATATCCAAGTGGAAGATATTCCTAAGACGGCTCTGGCTAATGGCGGTTCTGTAAAGGTTATTGCGGGTTCTTATGAGTGTGATGGCAAGGTGATTAATGGACCCATTCAAGGGATCACCACGGCACCGATATTTTTAGATGTGCACTTGCCTCCAAATTCGGAATTCGAGCATCGTATTCCGAAGGAGCTCAATGCATTTGTCTATATTTATGAAGGCAATTTAGAGCTTGGCGGCCCCATGCGTGAAGTGCCTAAGCAGGCTGCCATTGTTTTGGGCGATGGTGATCGGTTAAAGGCTAAGGCGGGCACATTGGGCGCGCAATTTATTGTTCTCGCTGCATTGCCTTTGCATGAGCCTATCGTGCAATATGTGGTCCATTCGTCATGA
- a CDS encoding carboxymuconolactone decarboxylase family protein → MSERLISYQPMDLAEPAELVAAIRKRRGGQFINLDRMLLHSVPIAEGWNHFIGEIRNNLSLDPKLRELAMCGVAVLNGAEYEFFHHAPPFKKAGGTEEQVEGLRLIGRENFPRNLFSQVENDAADLTFQMTRNIKVDPELMKRLQKTLGNTDAVELVTVIAAYNMVSRFLIALDVNPEDRHHDPQHPNDYSWYCHL, encoded by the coding sequence ATGTCAGAACGTTTAATTTCGTATCAGCCGATGGATTTGGCGGAGCCAGCTGAATTGGTTGCCGCTATTCGCAAAAGACGTGGCGGTCAATTTATCAATCTAGATCGCATGCTGTTGCATAGCGTACCTATCGCAGAGGGCTGGAATCATTTCATCGGCGAGATTCGTAATAATTTATCCTTGGACCCTAAGTTACGTGAACTAGCAATGTGCGGTGTCGCTGTTCTAAATGGGGCGGAGTATGAGTTCTTTCATCATGCACCTCCCTTTAAAAAAGCGGGTGGTACTGAGGAGCAGGTTGAAGGTTTGCGACTCATTGGACGGGAAAATTTCCCCAGAAATCTTTTCTCCCAGGTGGAGAATGATGCCGCGGATTTAACCTTTCAGATGACGCGCAATATTAAGGTGGATCCTGAGCTCATGAAGCGCTTACAAAAGACACTGGGTAATACCGACGCCGTAGAGTTGGTGACAGTCATTGCTGCGTACAACATGGTCTCACGTTTCTTGATTGCTCTGGACGTCAATCCTGAAGACCGACACCATGATCCGCAACATCCAAACGATTATTCCTGGTATTGCCACCTCTGA